Proteins encoded together in one Catellatospora citrea window:
- a CDS encoding ATP-binding cassette domain-containing protein codes for MGTPLLELRGINKSFGPVQVLRDVAFTVHPGEVTALVGDNGAGKSTLVKCIGGIYPIDSGEYLMEGKPVHVHNPRDAASHGVEIVYQDLALCDNLDIVQNMFLGREKKSGMILDEPTMEQLAQQTLAGLSVRTVKSVRQQVSSLSGGQRQTVAIAKAVLWNSKLVILDEPTAALGVAQTQQVLELVRRLADNGLAVVLISHNMNDVFAVSDRIAALYLGRMAAQVKTSDVTHSQVVELITSGRSGTLGLVEEGAAA; via the coding sequence ATGGGAACCCCTCTACTCGAACTGCGTGGGATCAACAAGAGCTTCGGCCCGGTGCAGGTGCTGCGGGACGTCGCTTTCACGGTCCACCCAGGCGAGGTAACCGCACTCGTCGGCGACAACGGTGCCGGCAAGTCAACGCTGGTCAAGTGCATCGGCGGGATCTACCCCATCGACTCAGGCGAATACCTGATGGAGGGTAAGCCCGTCCACGTGCACAACCCGCGCGACGCCGCGAGCCACGGCGTCGAAATCGTTTACCAGGATCTCGCCCTCTGCGACAACCTCGACATCGTCCAGAACATGTTCCTGGGCCGCGAGAAGAAGAGCGGCATGATCCTCGACGAGCCGACCATGGAGCAGCTCGCCCAGCAGACCCTGGCCGGCCTGTCCGTGCGTACCGTCAAGTCGGTGCGCCAGCAGGTGTCCAGCCTCTCCGGCGGCCAGCGGCAGACCGTGGCGATCGCCAAGGCCGTGCTCTGGAACAGCAAGCTGGTCATCCTCGACGAGCCGACCGCCGCCCTCGGCGTGGCGCAGACCCAGCAGGTGCTGGAGCTGGTCCGCCGCCTGGCCGACAACGGTCTGGCCGTTGTCCTGATCTCCCACAACATGAACGACGTGTTCGCTGTCTCCGACCGGATCGCCGCGCTCTACCTGGGCCGGATGGCGGCCCAGGTGAAGACGTCGGACGTCACCCACTCGCAGGTGGTCGAGCTGATCACCTCCGGCCGCAGCGGCACGCTGGGCCTCGTCGAGGAAGGAGCCGCAGCGTGA
- a CDS encoding sugar ABC transporter permease: protein MGALPAVLGIIVLTIVFSAARPSFLTPLNFANLLTQAGPIVVLGMGLVFVLLLGEIDLSAGFASGVCAAVLAIMLTTNGYPWYVGVAAAIATGVVIGLLLGFLVAKVGIPSFVVTLAGFLAFQGTVLWLLKEGTNISVRDEVIISLENEYMPPMVGWALGGLTVLGFAATQLIQQRNRRRRGLPAMLWQVVAFRVIGLAVLVGVAVSVLNEERSRNALFSLKGVPIVVPVIGVLLLLWTFVLRRTAFGRHIYAVGGNREAARRAGIAVDRIRISAFVICSAMAAVSGILAASMARSVDPNTGGSNVLLYGVAAAVIGGTSLFGGKGRVLDAVLGGLVITMIINGMGLVGWSSAYKYVATGVVLLLAASVDAFSRRRSAASS from the coding sequence ATGGGCGCGCTGCCGGCCGTGCTCGGCATCATCGTGCTGACGATCGTCTTCTCGGCCGCCCGGCCCTCCTTCCTCACCCCGTTGAACTTCGCCAACCTGCTGACGCAGGCGGGACCGATCGTCGTGCTCGGCATGGGCCTGGTCTTCGTGCTGCTGCTCGGCGAGATCGACCTCAGCGCCGGCTTCGCGTCGGGCGTCTGCGCCGCGGTGCTCGCGATCATGCTGACCACGAACGGCTACCCCTGGTACGTCGGCGTGGCCGCGGCGATCGCCACCGGTGTCGTGATCGGCCTGCTGCTGGGCTTCCTGGTGGCCAAGGTCGGCATCCCCTCCTTCGTGGTCACCCTCGCCGGCTTCCTGGCTTTCCAGGGCACGGTGCTGTGGCTGCTCAAGGAGGGCACCAACATCTCGGTCCGCGACGAGGTCATCATCTCGCTGGAGAACGAGTACATGCCGCCGATGGTCGGCTGGGCCCTGGGCGGCCTGACCGTGCTCGGCTTCGCCGCCACGCAGCTGATCCAGCAGCGCAACCGCCGCCGCCGCGGGCTGCCCGCGATGCTGTGGCAGGTCGTCGCCTTCCGGGTGATCGGCCTCGCGGTCCTGGTGGGCGTCGCGGTCTCCGTGCTGAACGAGGAGCGCAGCCGCAACGCGCTGTTCTCGCTCAAGGGCGTGCCGATCGTGGTGCCCGTGATCGGCGTGCTCCTGCTGCTGTGGACGTTCGTGCTGCGCCGCACCGCCTTCGGCCGCCACATCTACGCCGTCGGCGGCAACCGCGAGGCGGCCCGCCGGGCCGGTATCGCGGTGGACCGCATCCGCATCTCCGCGTTCGTCATCTGCTCCGCGATGGCGGCGGTCAGCGGCATCCTGGCCGCCAGCATGGCGCGCTCCGTCGACCCCAACACCGGCGGCTCGAACGTGCTGCTGTACGGCGTCGCCGCGGCGGTCATCGGTGGCACCAGCCTCTTCGGCGGCAAGGGCCGGGTGCTCGACGCGGTGCTCGGCGGCCTGGTGATCACAATGATCATCAACGGTATGGGCCTGGTCGGCTGGAGTTCGGCGTACAAGTACGTCGCCACCGGCGTCGTGCTGCTGCTGGCGGCGAGCGTGGATGCTTTCTCGCGCAGGCGTTCCGCCGCGAGCAGCTGA
- a CDS encoding DNA adenine methylase, which yields MPAPFPPRRLPGLADVPHAIPYQGSKRQLAHAIVPLLPPDTVRLLEPFAGSAAVAIAARHLRIGETAEISDVNEPLMRLWQRVLAEPLALAADYERLWHEQLSDPKAYYDAVRTRFNATHEPHCLLYLLARCVKAAVRYNREGGFNQGPDRRRLGARPDAMRARLAATARVLAGCRAHTADYADVLSRALPGDVVYLDPPYQGVSQARDHRYMAGLPREAFVARLREAVGRGTSFLLSYDGLARDGSTGERSYGDPLPADLGLLHLHLDAGTSSQATLNGRHTRTVESLYLSPALATRLGGPDAVHAALTGAPTSPL from the coding sequence GTGCCGGCCCCTTTCCCGCCTCGTCGACTGCCCGGCCTCGCCGACGTGCCCCACGCGATCCCGTACCAGGGCAGCAAGCGGCAGCTCGCGCACGCCATCGTGCCGCTGCTCCCGCCGGACACCGTCCGGCTGCTGGAGCCGTTCGCCGGGTCGGCTGCCGTCGCCATCGCCGCCCGGCACCTGCGCATCGGCGAGACCGCGGAGATCAGCGACGTGAACGAGCCGCTGATGCGGCTGTGGCAGCGGGTGCTGGCCGAGCCGCTGGCACTGGCCGCCGACTACGAACGGCTGTGGCACGAGCAGCTGAGCGACCCGAAGGCGTACTACGACGCGGTGCGCACCCGCTTCAACGCGACCCACGAGCCGCACTGCCTGCTCTACCTGCTCGCCCGCTGCGTCAAGGCGGCGGTGCGCTACAACCGCGAGGGCGGCTTCAACCAGGGCCCGGACCGTCGGCGGCTGGGCGCCCGCCCCGACGCGATGCGCGCCCGGCTGGCCGCCACCGCCCGGGTGCTGGCCGGCTGCCGGGCGCACACCGCCGACTACGCCGACGTGCTGAGCCGGGCGCTGCCCGGGGACGTGGTCTACCTCGACCCGCCCTACCAGGGCGTGAGTCAGGCCCGGGACCACCGGTACATGGCCGGGCTGCCGCGCGAGGCGTTCGTGGCGCGGCTGCGCGAGGCGGTCGGCCGGGGCACGTCGTTCCTGCTGTCGTACGACGGCCTGGCCCGCGACGGCAGCACCGGCGAGCGCAGCTACGGCGACCCGCTCCCCGCCGACCTGGGCCTGCTCCACCTGCACCTGGACGCGGGCACCTCCTCCCAGGCCACCCTCAACGGCAGGCACACCCGCACCGTCGAGTCCCTCTACCTCTCCCCCGCCCTGGCCACCCGCCTCGGCGGCCCCGACGCGGTCCACGCGGCCCTGACCGGAGCGCCCACCTCTCCCCTCTGA
- a CDS encoding ABC transporter transmembrane domain-containing protein — protein MRSLPLADPGTPDSRSASRYLWWLALHQFRTLSFGMFFGITWMLVGALIPMVIGKAIDAGITTKDTSALARWAGAFLLLGLVQAGSGIMRHRNAVFNWMSANFRTVQAVVRHANRLGATLPKRMATGEVVAIGAADTSHIGNALDITARGSAAIVSLITVTVILLTASVKLGLVVLLGVPVQMAVVSLLIKPLHRRQQAYRDQQGALTGRAVDIVAGLRVLRGIGGEQVFADRYRTQSQQLREAGVRAARIDSLLESIQVLMPGLFLALVTWLGARLAVGGEIQPGELASFYGYAAFLVMPLRTLAEMLEKMTRGHVSAGRVLKVLRLEPEIAAPAAPRPLPEHGALVDVKSGLSLRPGVLTVLAADRPEDAIEIADRLGRYTEGEVTLGGVPLSAATRDEVRARILVADNNARLFSGPLREELDPTGTAGDEQIVAALRAASAEEVLDALPDGLAAFVAERGREFSGGQQQRLRLARALLADAPILIMVEPTSAVDAHTEARIARRVGPARQGRTTLLTSTSPLLLDQADHVVFVDDGKVVAEGTHRELLTGEPRYRAVVTRSVDA, from the coding sequence ATGCGTTCCTTACCTCTGGCCGATCCCGGCACTCCCGACAGCAGGTCAGCCTCCCGGTATCTGTGGTGGCTGGCCTTGCACCAGTTCCGGACCCTGAGCTTCGGCATGTTCTTCGGCATCACCTGGATGCTGGTGGGCGCGCTGATACCCATGGTCATCGGCAAGGCGATCGACGCCGGCATCACCACCAAGGACACCTCCGCCCTGGCCCGCTGGGCCGGGGCGTTCCTGCTGCTGGGGCTGGTGCAGGCGGGCAGCGGCATCATGCGGCACCGCAACGCGGTGTTCAACTGGATGTCGGCGAACTTCCGCACCGTGCAGGCCGTGGTGCGGCACGCCAACCGCCTCGGCGCGACGCTGCCCAAGCGCATGGCCACCGGCGAGGTCGTCGCCATCGGCGCCGCCGACACCAGCCACATCGGCAACGCGCTCGACATCACCGCGCGCGGCTCGGCCGCGATCGTCAGCCTGATCACCGTCACCGTCATCCTGCTGACCGCGTCGGTCAAGCTCGGCCTGGTGGTGCTGCTCGGCGTGCCCGTGCAGATGGCCGTGGTGAGCCTGCTCATCAAGCCGCTGCACCGCCGCCAGCAGGCGTATCGCGATCAGCAGGGCGCGCTCACCGGCCGGGCCGTGGACATCGTCGCCGGCCTGCGCGTGCTGCGCGGGATCGGCGGCGAGCAGGTCTTCGCCGACCGCTACCGGACCCAGTCGCAGCAGCTGCGCGAGGCCGGGGTGCGGGCGGCGCGCATCGACTCCCTGCTGGAGTCGATCCAGGTGCTCATGCCCGGACTGTTCCTGGCCCTGGTCACCTGGCTCGGCGCGCGGCTCGCGGTCGGCGGCGAGATCCAGCCCGGTGAGCTGGCCAGCTTCTACGGGTACGCCGCGTTCCTGGTCATGCCGCTGCGCACGCTCGCGGAGATGCTGGAGAAGATGACGCGCGGCCACGTCTCGGCGGGCCGGGTGCTCAAGGTGCTGCGGCTGGAGCCGGAGATCGCGGCCCCGGCGGCACCGCGGCCGCTGCCCGAGCACGGCGCGCTGGTGGACGTGAAGTCCGGGCTGTCCCTGCGGCCCGGCGTGCTGACCGTGCTGGCCGCGGACCGGCCCGAGGACGCCATCGAGATCGCCGACCGGCTCGGCCGGTACACCGAGGGCGAGGTGACCCTCGGGGGAGTGCCGCTGTCGGCCGCGACCCGGGACGAGGTGCGGGCACGCATCCTGGTCGCCGACAACAACGCTCGGCTGTTCAGCGGCCCGCTGCGCGAGGAGCTGGACCCGACCGGGACGGCCGGTGACGAGCAGATCGTGGCGGCGCTGCGCGCCGCCAGCGCCGAGGAGGTCCTCGACGCGCTGCCGGACGGGCTCGCCGCGTTCGTCGCCGAGCGGGGACGGGAGTTCTCCGGCGGGCAGCAGCAGCGCCTGCGGCTGGCCCGCGCGCTGCTGGCCGACGCGCCGATCCTGATCATGGTCGAGCCGACCAGCGCCGTCGACGCGCACACCGAGGCCCGCATCGCGCGCCGTGTCGGCCCTGCCCGCCAGGGTCGCACCACGCTGCTCACCAGCACCAGCCCGCTGCTGCTGGACCAGGCCGATCACGTCGTCTTCGTCGACGACGGCAAGGTCGTCGCCGAGGGCACACACCGTGAGCTGCTGACAGGCGAGCCCCGCTACCGCGCCGTGGTGACGCGGAGCGTGGACGCGTGA
- a CDS encoding class I SAM-dependent methyltransferase has translation MDLDQLAQLRTPDGVAALDLAAELTGTDELAAASALRARGVPPGLAAAALTQVSLRRRASAKFGADAGRVFLTRAGLEQATREIVATRRAARLRAAGATALADLGCGLGADLRAVAATGIRAYGVDADPLTAACAALNAPEATVACGDARDFDLSQVDAVFCDPARRSGGRRVFRPEDYSPPWDWVVSLPQRVPRTVLKLAPGIDQALLPPGCELELVSVDGDVVEAAAWCGPLASSPRRATVFRDGVPHELTGSGEQTAPVAPPGRYVTDPDGAVVRAHLVAEFAAAHGGWLADPNIAYVWSDAPIVSPFGRCFAVDEVLPFSLKRLRATLRDRQVGRLEILKRGSALDVEQLRRDLRLSGPHPASLLLTRTATTPLAILATPLPPPG, from the coding sequence GTGGATCTCGATCAGCTCGCGCAGCTGCGTACCCCCGACGGTGTGGCGGCGCTGGACCTGGCCGCGGAGCTGACCGGGACCGACGAGCTGGCCGCCGCCTCGGCGCTGCGGGCCCGCGGCGTGCCACCCGGCCTCGCCGCCGCCGCCCTCACCCAGGTCTCGCTGCGCCGCCGCGCGTCGGCCAAGTTCGGCGCGGACGCCGGGCGGGTCTTCCTCACCCGCGCCGGGCTGGAGCAGGCCACCCGCGAGATCGTCGCGACCCGCCGCGCGGCCCGGCTGCGCGCCGCCGGGGCGACGGCCCTGGCCGACCTGGGCTGCGGCCTCGGCGCCGACCTGCGCGCCGTCGCCGCGACCGGCATCCGGGCGTACGGCGTCGACGCCGACCCGCTGACCGCCGCCTGCGCCGCGCTCAACGCCCCCGAGGCGACCGTGGCCTGCGGCGACGCACGCGACTTCGACCTGAGCCAGGTCGACGCGGTGTTCTGCGACCCGGCGCGCCGCAGCGGCGGCCGCCGCGTGTTCCGGCCCGAGGACTACTCGCCGCCCTGGGACTGGGTGGTGTCCCTGCCGCAGCGGGTGCCCCGCACCGTGCTCAAGCTCGCCCCCGGCATCGACCAGGCGCTGCTGCCCCCCGGCTGCGAGCTGGAACTGGTCTCCGTCGACGGCGACGTGGTCGAGGCCGCCGCCTGGTGCGGCCCGCTGGCGTCGTCGCCGCGCCGGGCCACGGTGTTCCGCGACGGCGTCCCGCACGAGCTGACCGGCAGCGGCGAGCAGACCGCCCCGGTCGCCCCGCCCGGCCGCTACGTGACCGACCCCGACGGGGCCGTGGTCCGCGCCCACCTGGTCGCCGAGTTCGCCGCGGCGCACGGCGGCTGGCTCGCCGACCCGAACATCGCCTACGTCTGGTCCGACGCCCCGATCGTCTCCCCGTTCGGCCGCTGCTTCGCCGTCGACGAGGTGCTCCCGTTCTCCCTCAAGCGCCTGCGCGCCACGCTGCGCGACCGCCAGGTCGGCCGCCTCGAGATCCTCAAACGCGGCAGCGCCCTCGACGTCGAACAGCTCCGCCGCGACCTCCGCCTGTCCGGCCCCCACCCCGCCTCCCTCCTGCTCACCCGCACCGCCACCACCCCCCTCGCCATCCTCGCCACCCCCCTCCCCCCACCGGGTTGA
- a CDS encoding ROK family transcriptional regulator → MRAGPSQEEIRRQNLGALLRFVHVRGSISRAELTSELGLNRSTIGALTADLAAVGLVSEEAPRETGRAGRPSLVVRPSSELVYSYAASVEVDRVRVARVGLGGVILDQREAPRPRGEAIEAVRPVAEFVAQMAETVKPQARCIGAGIAVCGLVRREDGLVRLGPHLGWLDEPLGHALQDRLPDLLPQVAVGNVADLCALAEHTRGVAVGCDNIIYMYGDVGVGAGIIAGGRRVTGHGGYGGEVGHMVVNPHGRPCGCGSRGCWETEIGEHALLHAAGRDTAQGSDAVLAVVDAAARGDATAQVAVRQVGDWLGFGVANLVNIFNPELVIFGGTLRDVYLAAAAQVRSRLNSIGLPATREHVRLRTPKLGGDAALLGAAELAFEQLLADPLG, encoded by the coding sequence ATGCGAGCGGGACCGAGCCAGGAGGAGATCCGGCGGCAGAACCTCGGCGCGTTGCTGCGGTTCGTGCACGTGCGCGGCTCTATCTCCCGTGCCGAGCTCACCTCCGAACTCGGTCTCAACCGCTCCACCATCGGCGCCCTCACCGCTGACCTGGCCGCTGTCGGCCTGGTCAGCGAGGAGGCGCCGCGGGAGACCGGCCGCGCCGGCCGCCCGTCACTGGTGGTGCGCCCGTCCTCCGAGCTGGTCTACTCATACGCCGCGAGCGTGGAGGTGGACCGGGTCCGGGTGGCCCGGGTCGGGCTGGGCGGCGTCATCCTCGACCAGCGGGAGGCGCCGCGCCCGCGCGGCGAGGCCATCGAGGCGGTACGCCCCGTCGCGGAGTTCGTCGCGCAGATGGCCGAGACCGTCAAGCCGCAGGCCCGGTGCATCGGGGCCGGCATCGCCGTGTGCGGGCTGGTCCGCCGCGAGGACGGCCTGGTCCGGCTCGGCCCGCACCTGGGCTGGCTGGACGAGCCGCTCGGGCATGCCCTGCAGGACCGGCTGCCGGACCTGCTGCCGCAGGTCGCCGTCGGCAACGTGGCGGACCTGTGCGCGCTGGCCGAGCACACCCGCGGCGTCGCCGTGGGCTGCGACAACATCATCTACATGTACGGCGACGTCGGCGTCGGCGCGGGCATCATCGCCGGCGGTCGCCGGGTCACCGGGCACGGTGGATACGGCGGCGAGGTCGGCCACATGGTGGTCAACCCGCACGGCCGCCCCTGCGGCTGCGGCTCCCGCGGCTGCTGGGAGACCGAGATCGGCGAGCACGCGCTGCTGCACGCCGCCGGTCGCGACACCGCGCAGGGCAGCGACGCGGTGCTGGCCGTGGTCGACGCGGCCGCACGCGGCGACGCCACCGCCCAGGTCGCGGTGCGCCAGGTCGGCGACTGGCTCGGCTTCGGCGTGGCCAACCTGGTCAACATCTTCAACCCGGAACTGGTCATCTTCGGCGGCACGCTGCGCGATGTGTACCTGGCCGCGGCGGCGCAGGTGCGCAGCCGCCTGAACAGCATCGGCCTGCCCGCCACCCGCGAGCACGTCCGGCTGCGCACGCCCAAGCTGGGCGGGGACGCGGCCCTGCTGGGCGCGGCGGAACTCGCCTTCGAGCAGTTGCTGGCCGACCCGCTGGGGTGA
- the ybaK gene encoding Cys-tRNA(Pro) deacylase: MASQGTPATALLTKQKVKHTLHPYEVSPDSPNYGALVAEAIGADPARVFKTLVTEVDGALTVAVVPVTGEIDLKALAAAAGGKKAAMADRDLAEKTTGYVRGGISPLGQRKRLPTVIDRSALDGDLIYVSAGKRGLQLRLAPTDLVRLTSATLAPIARA; this comes from the coding sequence GTGGCCAGCCAGGGGACTCCCGCGACAGCACTGCTCACCAAGCAGAAGGTGAAGCACACGCTGCACCCGTACGAGGTCTCGCCCGACTCCCCCAACTACGGCGCGCTGGTCGCCGAGGCCATCGGCGCCGACCCGGCGCGGGTGTTCAAGACGCTGGTCACCGAGGTCGACGGCGCGCTCACCGTGGCCGTGGTGCCGGTGACCGGCGAGATCGACCTCAAGGCGCTCGCCGCGGCGGCCGGCGGCAAGAAGGCGGCCATGGCCGACCGCGACCTCGCCGAGAAGACCACCGGCTACGTCCGCGGCGGCATCAGCCCGCTCGGCCAGCGCAAGCGCCTGCCCACGGTGATCGACCGGTCGGCCCTCGACGGCGACCTGATCTACGTCTCCGCCGGCAAGCGCGGCCTCCAGCTCCGCCTGGCCCCCACCGACCTGGTCCGCCTGACCTCGGCCACCCTCGCCCCCATCGCCCGCGCCTGA
- a CDS encoding ABC transporter ATP-binding protein yields MSRVQLPVADAVAVRRYARQLLGRHPGALARVVVLHGLAALAGLVTPYLLGKLIGGIEHGMTLSAVDGIALALVTFVLVQAVLTRFAAFASATLGERVLAELREEFVDRVLAIPLSTVERAGTGDLVTRTSRDVAQLSHSMRRGVPETLIALITLVLTAAALVWLSPLLALPCLIGAPIIVGGARWYLRRAPKAYLRENAASSEVIDGLTETFDGARTTEALRTGARRIARTDHDLREQYRAERGTLRLRTFFWPIVDLGFTLPVAATLFLGGWFYIQGWVPLALVVTAVFYVQQLIEPIDRLLGWADELQVGATSLARLLGVAEIADDREVTGARPDSERLTATDVRYAYTAGRDVLHGVDLSIAPGERLAMVGPSGAGKSTLGRLLAGIDGPRTGTVAVGGAPLVELPLEELRGHVALVTQEHHVFVGTLRDNLALARPDASEARLREALAAVDALDWVDELPEGLDTEVGGGRHEVSPAQAQQLALARLVLADPHTLVLDEATSLIDPRAARHLERSLAAVLDGRTVIAIAHRLFSAHDADRVAVVEDGRIAELGSHDELVAAEGSYAALWRSWQS; encoded by the coding sequence ATGAGCAGGGTGCAACTGCCGGTCGCGGACGCGGTCGCGGTGCGCCGGTATGCCCGGCAACTGCTCGGCCGGCACCCCGGCGCGCTCGCCCGGGTGGTGGTGCTGCACGGGCTCGCCGCGCTGGCGGGCCTGGTCACGCCATACCTGCTGGGCAAGCTCATCGGGGGTATCGAGCACGGCATGACGCTGTCGGCCGTCGACGGCATCGCCCTCGCGCTGGTGACGTTCGTGCTGGTGCAGGCCGTGCTGACGCGGTTCGCCGCGTTCGCCTCGGCGACGCTGGGCGAGCGGGTGCTGGCCGAGCTGCGCGAGGAGTTCGTCGACCGGGTGCTGGCCATCCCGCTGTCCACGGTGGAGCGGGCGGGCACCGGCGACCTCGTCACGCGTACCAGCCGGGATGTCGCGCAGCTGTCGCACAGCATGCGCCGCGGCGTGCCGGAGACGCTGATCGCCCTGATCACGCTCGTGCTGACGGCGGCCGCGCTGGTCTGGCTGTCCCCGCTGCTGGCGCTGCCCTGCCTGATCGGCGCGCCGATCATCGTCGGCGGCGCCCGCTGGTACCTGCGCCGCGCCCCCAAGGCCTACCTGCGCGAGAACGCCGCCTCCTCCGAGGTCATCGACGGGCTGACGGAGACCTTCGACGGCGCGCGCACCACCGAGGCCCTGCGCACCGGCGCGCGCCGCATCGCGCGCACCGACCACGACCTGCGCGAGCAGTACCGGGCCGAGCGGGGCACGCTGCGGCTGCGCACCTTCTTCTGGCCGATCGTCGACCTGGGCTTCACGCTGCCGGTGGCGGCGACGCTGTTCCTGGGCGGCTGGTTCTACATCCAGGGCTGGGTGCCACTGGCCCTGGTCGTCACGGCCGTGTTCTACGTGCAGCAGCTGATCGAGCCGATCGACCGGCTCCTCGGCTGGGCCGACGAGCTGCAGGTCGGCGCGACGTCGCTGGCCCGGCTGCTGGGCGTGGCCGAGATCGCCGACGACCGCGAGGTCACCGGCGCGCGCCCCGACTCGGAGCGGCTCACCGCGACCGACGTGCGCTACGCGTACACCGCGGGCCGTGACGTGCTGCACGGCGTGGACCTGTCCATCGCGCCCGGCGAGCGGCTGGCCATGGTCGGCCCGTCCGGTGCGGGCAAGTCGACCCTGGGCCGGCTGCTGGCCGGCATCGACGGCCCGCGCACCGGCACCGTCGCCGTCGGCGGCGCGCCGCTGGTCGAGCTGCCGCTGGAGGAGCTGCGCGGCCACGTCGCGCTGGTCACCCAGGAGCACCACGTGTTCGTCGGCACGCTGCGCGACAACCTGGCGCTGGCCCGGCCGGACGCGTCCGAGGCGCGGCTGCGCGAGGCGCTGGCCGCGGTGGACGCCCTGGACTGGGTCGACGAGCTGCCCGAAGGCCTCGACACCGAGGTCGGCGGCGGGCGGCACGAGGTCTCGCCCGCGCAGGCGCAACAGCTCGCGCTGGCCCGTCTCGTGCTGGCCGATCCGCACACGCTGGTGCTGGACGAGGCCACCTCGCTGATCGACCCGCGCGCGGCCCGGCACCTGGAACGCTCGCTGGCCGCGGTGCTGGACGGGCGCACGGTGATCGCCATCGCGCACCGGCTGTTCTCGGCGCACGACGCCGACCGGGTCGCCGTGGTCGAGGACGGCCGCATCGCCGAACTCGGCTCCCACGACGAACTCGTCGCCGCCGAGGGCTCCTACGCCGCCCTCTGGCGCTCCTGGCAGTCCTGA
- a CDS encoding sugar ABC transporter substrate-binding protein — MRKGILAVAMTGLMAVSGLAACAEDAQPADSKTPFVGVILPDSKSSARWETADRKYLEEAFKAANVKYDIQNAQGDKTQFQSLADQMITKGVTVLVIVNLDSGTGKAVLDKAAAQGIPTIDYDRLTLGGNAKYYVSFDNVAVGRLQGEGLVKCLTEKGTKNPAIAQLNGSPTDNNATLFKEGGVSVLKPKYDAKEYTLADDQAVPDWDNAQGGVLFEQMLTKANGKIDGVLAANDGLGNAAISILKKNKLNGKVPVTGQDATVQGLQNILLGDQCMTVYKAVKKEATATAELAIALAQGQTKSVSQTTKDSETGKDVPSVLLEPQAIYFNNVKDVVTDGYVTKAELCTADFAAKCTEAGIS, encoded by the coding sequence ATGCGCAAAGGGATCCTGGCTGTAGCCATGACCGGCCTGATGGCCGTCAGCGGCTTGGCCGCCTGTGCGGAAGACGCCCAGCCCGCCGACTCGAAGACGCCGTTCGTCGGCGTCATCCTGCCGGACAGCAAGTCCTCGGCCCGCTGGGAGACCGCGGACCGCAAGTACCTCGAAGAGGCCTTCAAGGCCGCGAACGTCAAGTACGACATCCAGAACGCCCAGGGTGACAAGACCCAGTTCCAGAGCCTCGCGGACCAGATGATCACCAAGGGCGTCACCGTCCTGGTCATCGTCAACCTCGACTCCGGCACCGGCAAGGCCGTGCTGGACAAGGCCGCGGCGCAGGGCATCCCGACCATCGACTACGACCGGCTCACGCTGGGCGGCAACGCGAAGTACTACGTGTCCTTCGACAACGTCGCGGTCGGCCGCCTGCAGGGTGAGGGCCTGGTCAAGTGCCTCACCGAGAAGGGCACCAAGAACCCGGCCATCGCGCAGCTGAACGGCTCGCCGACCGACAACAACGCGACCCTCTTCAAGGAGGGCGGCGTGTCGGTGCTGAAGCCGAAGTACGACGCCAAGGAGTACACCCTCGCTGACGACCAGGCCGTGCCGGACTGGGACAACGCGCAGGGCGGCGTGCTCTTCGAGCAGATGCTGACCAAGGCCAACGGCAAGATCGACGGCGTGCTCGCCGCGAACGACGGCCTGGGCAACGCGGCGATCTCGATCCTGAAGAAGAACAAGCTCAACGGCAAGGTCCCGGTCACCGGCCAGGACGCGACCGTGCAGGGCCTGCAGAACATCCTCCTCGGCGACCAGTGCATGACCGTGTACAAGGCCGTCAAGAAGGAGGCCACCGCGACCGCCGAGCTGGCGATCGCCCTGGCCCAGGGTCAGACCAAGTCCGTCTCGCAGACCACCAAGGACTCCGAGACCGGCAAGGACGTGCCCTCGGTCCTGCTGGAGCCGCAGGCGATCTACTTCAACAACGTGAAGGACGTCGTCACCGACGGCTACGTCACCAAGGCAGAGCTGTGCACCGCCGACTTCGCGGCCAAGTGCACCGAGGCCGGCATCAGCTGA